CGCGCCTTGATTACCAAGGCGACTTTGCCCTGATCACAGATGTCATAGATAGCGATGACGATGGCTTGGTGGATGCTTGGGAAATGGAGCAATTTGGCAGCCTCGCTTACACCGCGAGCCAGGATCTGGACGGCGATGGACTCGACAATGCGGCGGAGCAAATACTAGGCACGAACGCGCTGATGACGGATACCGACGGCGACCTCTTCAACGATGGAGCCGAGCTCGCGGCTGGCCTCGATCCATTGATTGCCGATACCGAGCTAAGTGACAGTGTGCTCGACTTGATTCGCACGCACAGCGAACTCCAAGCCGCAGCCGGGCTGTATCCACTCAGTGCACTGGGAGGTTTGAACTATGAGCAGACATTGATCGCACCCGATGCCGAGGGCGACTTACACTTCCGCATTCAACTCTGGAGCAACGATGACCTGTCATCCGACGACTGGATCGAACTCGGAGATGCCTTTGAGCGCACGATACAAATGAACTCCGATAAGCAGTTCTACAAGTGGGCGCTAGAGGTCGACTAGGCAGTGTGCCTATGCGATCTGGATGCCGTCGCGGCCTTCGTCGACCTCCATGTAGTCAAACATCGTATGTATGTCTTCACGGTGACGAATGCCGCTGTCCGACTTGTAGTCTGCCAGCGCCTGACTGCGGGCGTCGTTCCAGCCGATTTTGCGCGCATATTCATTCCAAATCAGTAGATCAACTTCGTCTAAGCCGCGGCCATTCTCTTGGCACCAGTCAAAGATCGCTTCGTCGCTGTCGCCATTCAAAGTGCGTTTCACCAAGTCGGGGTAGGCGACACGTAGATAGGCACAGCAGCGTCCATCTAAGGCCACGCCCAAGCTCTTGTGGAAATCATCGTGCAGTTGCGAGGCCGCGTGCTTGCGAATTTTATCCAGCATGCGCGGAAAATAGAGCATGCCAAGCGTTTCTGTGTAGGGAGAGATCGGCTTCAGTGTCGCTTGAGTCATGCGGGCATGTTCGAGCTAATTGCAAATAAAAGCAAATCTCGTCTGGAACAAGTTCCAGACGAAGCAACTGGCTTGCCCAGGCGTAGTCTCCTTGGAGCTTAGTGGTCCGGCTACACTTCGTTACGCCGCGACATGCTTCGTTTGCTGGAACAAGTTTCAGACGAAGCTAACTGGCTTGCCCGGGCGTAGTCTTCATGGGGCTTCGTGGTCCGGCTACACTTCGTTACGCCGCGACAGGCTTCGTTTGCTGGAACAAGTTCCAGACGAAGCTAACTGGCTTGCCCGGGCGTAGTCTTCATGGGGCTTCGTGGTCCGGCTACACTTCGTTACGCCGCGACAGGCTTCGTTTGCTGGAACAAGTTCCAGACGAAGCTAACTGGCTTGCCCGGGCGTAGTCTTCATGGGGCTTCGTGGTCCGGCTACACTTCGTTACGCCGCGACAGGCTTCGTTTGCTGGAACAAGTTCCAGACGAAGCCTGGTGGTCGAGGAGGGACTTGAACCCTCACGCCTCGCGGCACATGACCCTTAATCATGCGTGTCTGCCAATTCCACCACTCGACCGATGGACTACGTTTCCGTAGCGAAGTTCGAAGGTGATAGGTGTGTTTCTGGATTGATCAACAACAAACCGTACTAATTCGATATTTTATTATAAAAAAGTGAGTCGACCCCATATATACTGACTAAATTTTTGGAGCCGCAATTCTTAGACTCTGGGAGTCTGCGCTTCACTTCGTAATGCTGTGACAGGCTTCATTTGTTGGAATAAGTTCCAGACGAAGCCTGGCGGAGAAGGAGGGAGTGGAATACGAACTGAAATAGAATGATTCTGACAAGGGGCAACCAGTCTGAATGGCCATTTGAGACTAGAATTCGCTTGGATCAATCCCTAAACGTGAAATTTTACGTTGAAACGATTCTCCAGTTTATGACCGAAACTTGGTTCCAGCCCATGCTCCTTTTCCGTTTACTAGTCTGCAGAAATCGTTCCAATCGTTCCACTTTTCCAGATGTGATCTGCTTGATGGCTGGCTTTTGGTTCGATCCCAGATTGACCAGCCACCCAATTTTTTGCATCGTAGTTGGGGACCAATGGAACCTTTCGATGCCTCGATGCCTCAAATTTTGAAAGAGAACGGTGTCTATACACATTTAGTTACTGACCATTATCATTATTTTGAAGATGGAGGCACCAATTACCACACAAAATACTCGAGTTATGAAGCTTTTCGTGGGCAAGAAGGCGATTCTTGGGTGGGGCAGGTACGTGATCCTGAAATCCCAGCTGATGCTGCAGGGCGTCACGGACTGAAAGATTATAAGGCTGCTCGCCAGGATTGGATCAATCGCCAAGTGATGACCGAGGAAAGCCAACAGCCACAAAGTCGTGTTTTTCGCGCAGGCTTGGATTTTATTGAGCGTAATAAAGATGATGATGATGATGATGATGATGATGATGATGATGATGATGATGATGATGATGATGATGATGATGACTGGTTTCTCCAGATCGAGACCTTTGATCCGCATGAGCCTTTCTTTGCTAACCAGTGTTATAAAAGTCTATATTTTGAGCCGCATTACCGCGATTATAAGGGACCGCATTTCGACTGGCCCAATTATGAAATGGTGAATGGGCGTGTCGAATTGGCGGAGCATGCTCGATATGAATATGCATCTTTGGTCGCCATGTGTGACGCTAAATTGGGAGCCGTATTGGATGCGATGGATACTAACCACATGTGGGAAGATACCATGTTGGTGGTCTGCACTGATCATGGCTTCTTGCTCGGAGAGCATGACTGGTGGGCAAAAGTGATGATGCCATGGTGGGAGGAGACTGCTCGGACGCCTTTCTTTGTTTGGGATCCGCGGACGAAGAAAGCAGGAGAGTCACGTGAGTCACTGGTGCAACCTGCCATCGACCTTGCGCCGACAGTGCTTGGATGTTTCAACCAAGAGATTCCTACTAGTATGACGGGCCACGATTTGAGCCCAGTGATTGAGAAGGATGAAGCCGTGTGACAAAGTTGTATTTTTGGAAGTTTCGGTCAACAGGTCAATGTAACTGACGGACGCTATGTCTACATGCGTGCTCAAGGAGATCGTATGGCGAAAATTTCTGATTATACCTTGATGCCTGCACATATGCGTACGCCCTTTGGAACTGATTCGTTTTCAGAGAATCGTCTGTCGCTTGCTAAACCATTCAACTTTATGCAGGATTGTCAGGTAATGCAAATCGATTGTTCTGGTATGGGTTGGGCGAGTGCGGATTCGAAGGCTAGGGATGAATGGTCGTGGAAGACATTGCTTTATGATTTGGAGGCTGATCCGCAGCAAGCGTTGCCAATTTCGAATACTGACGTAGAAGCCTATATGACTGAGCTATTGTTAGCGAATATGGAAGCTAGCGATGCTCCACGAGAGCAGTATTTACGCTTAGATTTGAAAGCCCCGGCATCTGCGCACTAGTCTTACAACTATTGAACACGTGTGAGTTGTGCCCTGCATTTAAGCTGAGATATTGATCCGCAGCACAACATTCTCTTATTCGATGCCTAATGTCATCGGACTTTTGACTGACGCCTGTAGGTGCCAGGGGACATTTTAAATGCTTGTTGAAAGCAATAACTGAAGCGTTGCACGCTGGCGAATCCAGAGAGTTCGGCGATGACTTCCTGTTTGTCGTCGGTGGTGGATAGGAGCGTTTGGGCGCGTTGTAGGCGCACGCGTTGAATCTCGCTGAGGATGCCGCGTCCGAGCATTTTTAAGAAGCGGCTTTGCAATCCAGTTCGGGAGATGCCGACCGCTTGAACGACTTGTGTCACGCGAATGTTCGGGTGCTCTCTGATGAGTCGTACGGCTTTGGCAACCAGGGGATCATCGCAGTATTGCACATCGGTCGAGCGCCGGAGAGCAATGTCCTGCACTGGCAGTTGGATCGACTCTAGGTCGGCATGTGGATCGCTAAGTCGGCGATCGAGTAGTGCACCGGCTTCATAGCCGATCTTTCGGGCGGGCAAGCGAATACTGGAAAGTGGAATGGCTTCAAATTCTACTTGAAAGTCGTCATCGCCAGCACCGAGAATGGCGACGTCTTCGGGCACGCGTAAGTCGAGATTGCGGGCAGCCCGTTGCACGGCCAGTGCATAGCCGTCAAGAGCGGCAAAGATACCAGTCGGTTGGGCGAACTTTTTGAGCCAGTTCTCGGTCTGTTTAAATTCATCGGCGGTGAGGATGCCTTCAGCCACGGTTAGTTTGGAGAGCTTACTTTTTTTGGGAGCAGTTCTCTAAAGCCCACGTAGCGTTGATCTGAGTAGCTAGTTCGCGTTTGGCCTACAAAGCCGAAGCTGCGACAGCCACAATTCATCAAATGACGGGCGGCGATGCGTCCGACTTCAAAATCGTTCTGCGTAACAACGGGCACTCTTGGGACGCGAATAGAGTTCGAAACATTGACAACCGGGACTTGGGTGTGCCGTAAAGCAGTCTCTTGTTTTTTGCTGAAAAGGGTCGCGACAATCCCATCGACGTGGTCGCGCTTGGTGATGCCTTTGAGGTCTGCCAACTCATGTTGCAGCCAGCGATCTACGAACACGAGTCGACCAGTTTCAAAGCCATAGCGTCGGACGCCGAGTAGCACTTCTCGGAAATATTCCAAGTCCGAATCGATACTGATCTGAACGCGGTAGGGCGGACCTTTAGTAGGGGAATTCAATGTGTCAAAAACATTAAGTTATTTATCGTTTTCGACAAGGATATTGTCGACGGACTCTAGTATACTTACTGGCACGTTTAATTCTAATTCGATTGAATCGTCTGCTTATGAAAACAATTTTCTCCTTAAACTCCGCGAATTGGTTTTTTCGCGATTGCTCGAATCAAGAATGGTTACCGGCAACCGTGCCTGGCTGTGTGCATGCTGATCTGGTGGCTTGTGACAAGATTCCAGACCCTTACTATGGTAGTAATGAGTTGGATCTGCAGTGGATCGAAGAGCGCGATTGGGAGTATCAGACTGAGTTTGAGGTGTCGGGAGCTTTACTCGAATCGGATGTGATTGAATTGTTGGCCGATGGCTTGGATACCGTTGCGACGGTCTGGCTGAACGATGTGAAAATCGGTGCTTCAGATAACATGTATATCGCGCATTGTTGGAAGGTGCAGAAGTATCTTAAAGTAGGAGTGAATACACTCCGAATTCGTTTTGAGAGTGCGATGGACTATATTCGGAATCACCGCACCAGCTTCACGCCGCCTGTGGACCATTTGGATCCGGTGGGAAATTCCGTGCGGATTCGTAAGGAGCCGTGTCAGTTTGGTTGGGATTGGGGTCCACGTTTGGTCACTGCCGGTGTCTGGCGTGATATCCGTTTGGAGGCGTGGAGTGTGGCGACCTTGGATCGCTTTACGGTGGATCAAATTCATTCTGACAAAGGTTCGGTTTCACTCTCCGTTGCCGCTCAACTTTCCGGTCGAAAGTTCGGTGTTCGCTATGTGGTCGAGGTGAGTTTCGAGGGTGATGTGGTCGCCTCTGCGGAAGCCGATGCCGAGACAATGGCGGAACTGAGTATTCCGAAGCCACAGCTCTGGTGGCCAGCGGGGCAGGGCGCGCAACCGCTCTATACCGTGACTGTGACTGCCTTTACCAAGGATGGTTCTGAACTGGGACAGAAGTCCAAGCGTATCGGACTGCGTACAGTCAAGCTAGACCGATCCAAGGATGAATGGGGTGAGTCATTCCAGTTCGTGGTGAACGGTCGTCCTGTCTTTGCCAAGGGCGCGAACTGGATTCCTGCCGACTGCTTTGTGGCCGGACTCAAGCGTGAGGACTATGCGCGTGATCTGATTGCTGCGGTTCAGGCCAATATGAACTGTGTGCGTGTCTGGGGCGGTGGCATTTACGAGAGCGAAGATTTTTACGATCTCTGCGATGAGCTTGGGCTGATGGTGTGGCAGGACTTCATGTTCTCTTGCATTCTGGTGCCGGCAGATAAATCCTTCTTGAAAAGTGTGAAGGTGGAGGCGGTGCAACAAGTGGCGCGCTTACGAGACCGTGCCTGCCTTGCGCTCTGGTGTGGTAACAATGAGTTGCCTCAGTTGAACCAGAAATTCTTCGCGGCGAAACCCAAGTTGAAGCGCGATTACGTAAAGCTGTTTCATGAGCTGCTGCCATCGATTGTTGAAGCGGGCAGCGCCGGCACCGACTACTGGCCGAGTTCTGAGTGGCGCGGTGTGTTCGAGAGTGGTCATGAGTTGGGCGAGAAGTCGGGCGATACCCACTACTGGGATGTCTGGCACTCGCGTCATCCGGTGAAAGATTACGAAAAGTGGAATTTCCGCTTTTGCTCCGAATTCGGTATGCAGAGTTACTCCTCGCCGCAAACCAACGCGACTTTTGCACCCCAGGATTCCAATGTCTTCGGGCCGATCATGGAGAACCACCAGAAAAATACGGCGGGCAATCAGGTGATTCTCTATTACGTATCGCAGCGCTACCGTTTTCCCAAGTCGCAGGATGACTTGATTTGGCTGTCACAGTTGAACCAAGCCTATTGTATGCAAATCGGTGTCGAGCACTATCGACGCCTAATGCCGAGATGTATGGGGGCGATTTACTGGCAGCTCAATGATTGCTGGCCGGTGGCGTCTTGGTCCTCAATTGAATACACTGGGCGATGGAAGGCGCTGCACTATGCGGCGCGTCGTTTCAACGCCCCGGCCTTAGTGAGTGCACATGTCCGCGGTGATGAGATCGTAGGGAAGGGTAATTATCGCGAGACAAGCATTCGTGAGGTCGATCTCTATACGGTGTATGATGCGCCGAAATCGGCGAAGGGCACTTTGATCTGGGACCTGTATCATATGGACGGACGTCAGCTTCAGACTTCCAAAAAATCAGTGCGCCTACGTCATGGTCAAAGTGTGCTGCATAAGACCGTAGATCTGAGTCAGGCGATGGCGGAGCATGGTCGTGAGAACATCTACCTGAAAATCGCATTGCTCATCGGTGGAGACATCGTCAGCGAGCAAAGTGTTTTGCTCGCGCCACCGCGTTTCATCGATTTTCCCGAGGCAAAGACTCAAGCAGAGGTGAAGATCGAATCTGCGAAGGAAGCCGTCATCACATTCACTTCCACGGCGTATCAACACGCGTTCACCTTCGATTTTGACGACTCCAATTATAAAGTGCTCGATAATGGCTTTGATTTATATCCGAACGAGCCCAAGCAAGTCCGTGTGGAATTGAAGCAACGCGTTTCGAAAAAGAACTTGTTAAACGCGCTCTCCTATAAATCGCTCAAAGATAGTTATTGATAAGAGCGTATCGGACTCCGTCAGCGACTCGGAAACGAGTCGCTTAATCGATTTGATACTGTATGTATTCCTTTAGGTCGAAGAGCTGCCACTCTTCGGAACCTACTTCTCGATATTCCAATACTAAGCCGAGTTTTGTGGCCGGCCCTTGGTAGTAAACTAGCTGAAAGCGATGTAGGCCTTGGTCTAGTTTAAATGTGCCTGTTTCCGTGGCCATTGCATGGTTGCCATCGTTGTTCACCACGAGTTCTCGGTCAATGAACAGCACCGATCCATCATCGGATGCGAGGCGGAATTCATATTCGCCAGCAAGTTTCGCAGGCCAAAAAAGTTTGACTTCAAAATCGACGGCAAACCATTCGAATTGATCTGTGACACCAGGAAATCCTTCGCTGAAGTTCTGTGTAGGGAGGTTTAGGACGTGGTTATAGATTTTCGAGCTCTGACGTCTGCCATCTTTGAGTCCGCCGATTTTTTCTTTCTCGTCTAGGATTCGGTTAATTTTCTTGGGCTTGAATAAATAGACGGTGCCTTCCCATGCGTACGCCATTTTTTTAGTCGTTCCAAAACCTATAATGTCAGGGAATTGGTTGATGTTCATGCCGAGCCCTGCGCCCAAGTTTAAGCGTCCGCCCCCGGTGGAGCCAAGTGCTGCACTGACGGTGAAACTTTGATCCATTGATGGCAGGTCGACATCGATACTGGCTACGGAGATGTCTGTGACTGGGCGCATCTTTAGATGGTTCATCGGCTGAGCCTTGGGCGGATTTGGCACGATTGTCACCTTCTGCTCTTTGGGGATTTCAATTTCTTCGATGGCGGGAACCTCTTCAAATCGCGTGTCCTCTTTGATAACAACATTGGCCACGGTGATGATTCCAGCCACGAAGGCGGCAACAATATGCAATACTATACTAATGAAAATAACTTTCATCAGCATGACATTTTTTTTTTCTGTTTCGGGGGTGTTATCATCGTAAGGGTTGAGTATACAATATCACCATTATTTAGTTACCTATAGTAACATATTATGATACTATTTGTAAGTTTTGGATGAGACTTGCTCGTCTGAATCTTCCTTATTTTATAGATCGGTTCTTAGCGCACGTGTAGTGCGATTAGATGGCAGGCATCGAAGTCCAAGCGGATGCTACCTGTAGCAG
The nucleotide sequence above comes from Coraliomargarita algicola. Encoded proteins:
- a CDS encoding sulfatase-like hydrolase/transferase translates to MEPFDASMPQILKENGVYTHLVTDHYHYFEDGGTNYHTKYSSYEAFRGQEGDSWVGQVRDPEIPADAAGRHGLKDYKAARQDWINRQVMTEESQQPQSRVFRAGLDFIERNKDDDDDDDDDDDDDDDDDDDDDDDWFLQIETFDPHEPFFANQCYKSLYFEPHYRDYKGPHFDWPNYEMVNGRVELAEHARYEYASLVAMCDAKLGAVLDAMDTNHMWEDTMLVVCTDHGFLLGEHDWWAKVMMPWWEETARTPFFVWDPRTKKAGESRESLVQPAIDLAPTVLGCFNQEIPTSMTGHDLSPVIEKDEAV
- a CDS encoding DUF5069 domain-containing protein, whose translation is MTQATLKPISPYTETLGMLYFPRMLDKIRKHAASQLHDDFHKSLGVALDGRCCAYLRVAYPDLVKRTLNGDSDEAIFDWCQENGRGLDEVDLLIWNEYARKIGWNDARSQALADYKSDSGIRHREDIHTMFDYMEVDEGRDGIQIA
- a CDS encoding beta-mannosidase; its protein translation is MKTIFSLNSANWFFRDCSNQEWLPATVPGCVHADLVACDKIPDPYYGSNELDLQWIEERDWEYQTEFEVSGALLESDVIELLADGLDTVATVWLNDVKIGASDNMYIAHCWKVQKYLKVGVNTLRIRFESAMDYIRNHRTSFTPPVDHLDPVGNSVRIRKEPCQFGWDWGPRLVTAGVWRDIRLEAWSVATLDRFTVDQIHSDKGSVSLSVAAQLSGRKFGVRYVVEVSFEGDVVASAEADAETMAELSIPKPQLWWPAGQGAQPLYTVTVTAFTKDGSELGQKSKRIGLRTVKLDRSKDEWGESFQFVVNGRPVFAKGANWIPADCFVAGLKREDYARDLIAAVQANMNCVRVWGGGIYESEDFYDLCDELGLMVWQDFMFSCILVPADKSFLKSVKVEAVQQVARLRDRACLALWCGNNELPQLNQKFFAAKPKLKRDYVKLFHELLPSIVEAGSAGTDYWPSSEWRGVFESGHELGEKSGDTHYWDVWHSRHPVKDYEKWNFRFCSEFGMQSYSSPQTNATFAPQDSNVFGPIMENHQKNTAGNQVILYYVSQRYRFPKSQDDLIWLSQLNQAYCMQIGVEHYRRLMPRCMGAIYWQLNDCWPVASWSSIEYTGRWKALHYAARRFNAPALVSAHVRGDEIVGKGNYRETSIREVDLYTVYDAPKSAKGTLIWDLYHMDGRQLQTSKKSVRLRHGQSVLHKTVDLSQAMAEHGRENIYLKIALLIGGDIVSEQSVLLAPPRFIDFPEAKTQAEVKIESAKEAVITFTSTAYQHAFTFDFDDSNYKVLDNGFDLYPNEPKQVRVELKQRVSKKNLLNALSYKSLKDSY
- a CDS encoding PA14 domain-containing protein, with translation MKVIFISIVLHIVAAFVAGIITVANVVIKEDTRFEEVPAIEEIEIPKEQKVTIVPNPPKAQPMNHLKMRPVTDISVASIDVDLPSMDQSFTVSAALGSTGGGRLNLGAGLGMNINQFPDIIGFGTTKKMAYAWEGTVYLFKPKKINRILDEKEKIGGLKDGRRQSSKIYNHVLNLPTQNFSEGFPGVTDQFEWFAVDFEVKLFWPAKLAGEYEFRLASDDGSVLFIDRELVVNNDGNHAMATETGTFKLDQGLHRFQLVYYQGPATKLGLVLEYREVGSEEWQLFDLKEYIQYQID
- a CDS encoding AraC family transcriptional regulator, translating into MAEGILTADEFKQTENWLKKFAQPTGIFAALDGYALAVQRAARNLDLRVPEDVAILGAGDDDFQVEFEAIPLSSIRLPARKIGYEAGALLDRRLSDPHADLESIQLPVQDIALRRSTDVQYCDDPLVAKAVRLIREHPNIRVTQVVQAVGISRTGLQSRFLKMLGRGILSEIQRVRLQRAQTLLSTTDDKQEVIAELSGFASVQRFSYCFQQAFKMSPGTYRRQSKVR